In Stomoxys calcitrans chromosome 2, idStoCalc2.1, whole genome shotgun sequence, the following proteins share a genomic window:
- the LOC106096248 gene encoding uncharacterized protein LOC106096248, producing MSENDYDDCLRPRKRSLVWHFFEKLSRTRVRCRMCCHEQNYQGTTGNILAHLKSKHELDATIKGQQSPKNQERLRLLLNNVASLTIPITEIKIERRYSNKNSLGESQAYKITPYEEDTSDVPVKPTATNTVLPVEEPFEEYMCEDELLHDPNNDDTWDPPNISVTSKNKRKTKLDDELVAAEAEYYRQKAGYFKLQKFLTALQAKKIKIEIEQLNHNNNNNSSV from the exons atgagTGAAAATGATTATGATGACTGCCTGCGGCCAAGAAAACGCAGCTTGGTTTGGCACTTTTTCGAAAAGCTAAGTCGCACTCGTGTGCGCTGCCGCATGTGTTGCCATGAACAAAATTATCAGGGAACCACTGGAAACATTTTAGCCCACTTGAAATCTAAACATGAACTGGACGCCACCATTAAGGGACAACAATCTCCGAAAAATCAGGAACGTTTAAGATTGTTATTAAATAATGTGGCCTCACTTACCATTCCAATAactgaaataaaaattgaacgtcgctattcaaataaaaattctctCGGTGAATCTCAAGCATATAAAATAACCCCATATGAAGAAGATACAAGCGATGTACCTGTAAAACCAACTGCAACAAATACAGTTCTACCGGTGGAAGAG CCCTTCGAGGAATATATGTGTGAGGATGAGCTCTTGCATGATCCGAATAATGATGATACCTGGGATCCTCCAAACATTTCCGTAACCTCAAAGAACAAACGAAAAACTAAATTAGATGATGAACTTGTGGCTGCAGAGGCTGAATATTACCGCCAAAAGGCCGGTTATTTtaagttacaaaaatttttaacagcTTTACAGGCGAAAAAGATAAAAATCGAAATAGAACAGTTGAAtcataataacaataacaatagcTCCGTTTAG